CGAAGTCCGACATCTTGCCCTTGCGGCGCTGGCCGTGCTGGCCCGGGCCGTATTCGCGCTTGTTGACCGGGGACTTCGGGCGGCCCCAGATATTTTCGCCGAGACGGCGATCGATCTTGTATTTTGCGGATTCGCGCTTGCTCATCGCATTCCCTTTCAATCATACGAACCCGGACCTCGCGGCCGGGCGAAGGAAACGCGCCCTCCTCTGGCCTCCTTTTCCGAGACCTGACAGGATCTTCCACGCACGCTTTGCGGAAAGATCCACGGGACACGTCAATGACAACACCGGACCTCACGGCCCGGCGTTGGCGGCGAGATAGGGGAAACAGCCGCCGATGTCAACGGCGCGCGAGACACCCGGAAGCTCCCAAATGCCCCCGTCTGGCTGGCGGACACATATCCGGGAGCCATCGTTCGCAGCTCTGCGGACAGGATCAGGCGTTCCTGAAGGCTTTCCAATGCGCCAGCTGTTGTGCGATCAGCGCCACTCGCTTCTGGTCATCACGACCATCCAGTACGCCTACGTCGTCTGGATGGGCGCGCCACCACACGCCAGCCGTCCGAGTCGTCATGTGAGGTTCCGAGTCCGCACGGATCGTGAAGAACCCGTTTGCGCGGTCCTCGGTTTCCAGCCGAATCTCGCCTACTCCCTCCAGTTGCGGCGCGTTCGGGTCCAAGGGCCGCTCTCCCTTCCAATAGAAGAAGACGCCTGCTGGTCCTTCCCTCTCCCTGACCGCCTCGCTCCAGTATCGCGCAGAGAGACGTCCATCCTCTCGCCACGCCCGACCCGTCAGATCGAGAGCGCCAGTACGATCGCGCGAGATCTTCAAAAGGCTGACGGCATCGGGCTCCCTGGCGGTGCGCTCCGTCAAGGAAAAGTGCCACCATGAGCCTTCGATGCGCGCAACGCGACCCTCGTTCTCGATTGCTTTGCGGATCTTCTGGTTGACCGCCTTCATCTCGGACGGCGTCATCTCGCCGGGATAGCGGACGCATGTGAGGCCAAGGAGGTCGCTCGGAAGCTTTGCCCCGCTTGCGTGGAGGATGAAGGTTCGACGCATCCCCAGGACGCCGCCGAATAGCCCGGCCTCGAACACGACATTGTCGCGCGGCGACGCCTGACCCGGACCTTGCTGGGCAGAAGCCGCTGGGGTGCTCGTCGTCCAGTCGTCCTGGGCGAAGACGAACGCCGCGAAATCCACCTCCTGGGTGAGTTCAAGCAGGCGCTCCAGCGTGGAGGTGCCGGGATTGAAGGATGTCGTCCACGGTTCGACGCGCGCAATGTCGCCGAGGCCACGCGTCAATGCCTGTAGCAGCTTCTCCTGTTTTCCGGACGAACCCAAAAAAAGCCGAGGCTTATCCATCGGCGTCTCCAGCAAAACCCCAGATGACCAACACGTCGCGACTTGATTGTACCAAGCTGAGGCCGGATGACCATTGAATTCACTCGGCTGACAGCTCGATAGGCGACGGGATGCATAATCCGTCACGCTGCCCCCGGCAAATCGGTCGGCTTGGCGAGTTGGCAGGGGACCGCATGCAAAAGAGCGGTCCCGCCGGGAAGGTCGAGCGCGGCATGTTCACTGCCGCTCTCGACCACAGCAGCCTGCCATGATTGGACGCACCCGAATTCAGGCCGCCTGACGATCCGGCGCATGCGCCTCGAAGGCGTCCAATTGCCCCTTCAACGCACGCTGGAAGGCCGGGCGCGCCTCACAGCGCTCCTTGTAGGCCTTCAGTTTCGGGTAGCTGTCGAGCAGGTCCGTATGGCGCAGGATGCGCAGCACATGCGTCATCATGATGTCGCCGGCGGTGAAGCCGCCATCCAGATACTGCTTGTCGTCCAGCCAGGTTTCGAGATCGTCCAGGCGTGAACGGAGAAACGCCTCCGCCTGCGGACGCCGCTCCTTGGCCCAGGCTTCCTCAGGATGGAACAGGTCGATGACGGCGAGTTCCTGGACGAAAGGCTCGATCGAATTGAGCGCCGCAATGACGTTCTGCGCGACCCGCGCCCTGCCCGCGTCGTCGCGCGGCATCAGTATATCGCTTTTCCCGGCGATGTGCAGCACGATGGCGCCGGATTCGAACAGGACCAGTCCCTTGTCCTCCAACACCGGGACCTGGCCGAACGGCTGCATGGCTCGGTAGGCTGCCGATTTCTGGTCGTCCGTGTCGATGAGGCGGACCTCATAGGGTAGCCCGGCTTCCTCCAGCGCCCAGCGGACCCGCAGGTCGCGCACCAGTCCCTGCGCCATCAGCGGCACCCACTTGAACGCGGTCAGCGTAATCATGCGGCTTCTCCCTTCGCCAGCTTCTCGACATAGTCCTGTTCGCGATCGAGGCACTCGTTCCAGCCGCTGACATGGCTGTCGCGGGACTCGACCGACTTGAACGGCGTCTGGTGGAAACTCTGCACGGTCTTGCCGCCTGCTTCCCGGAAGGTGACGGTGATCAGCGTGTCCATGCCCGGTTCCGCGGGCGTCCCGTCCCAGGCAAAGCTGTAGACGATCCGCTTGTCCCGTTCGATCTCCTTGAACTCGCCGCCCATCCAGTTCTCCCCGTATTGCTCGCTCGCAATACAGGCGCGCCACTTGCCGCTGGGGCGGAAATCGAGGTCCAGATGTGTGCAGGTAAAATCCTTCGGTCCCAGCCAGCGCATCATGTGGTCGCGGCTCTCCCAGATTCGGAAAACCAGCGACACGGGCGCATCGAAGGTGCGTTCGATCAAAAGCTCGTCATCACGCAACTGCTTGCGATCAGTGCTTGCGTCCATCGTCATCTCCTTTCGTGAGTTCCGCGAGGTAGGCATCCATCTTGTCGAAGCTGCCCTGCCAGAAACGCCGGTAGCTCTCGAGCCAGTTGTCGACCGCCTTCAACGCCTCCGGTT
This portion of the Mesorhizobium shangrilense genome encodes:
- a CDS encoding TIR domain-containing protein translates to MDKPRLFLGSSGKQEKLLQALTRGLGDIARVEPWTTSFNPGTSTLERLLELTQEVDFAAFVFAQDDWTTSTPAASAQQGPGQASPRDNVVFEAGLFGGVLGMRRTFILHASGAKLPSDLLGLTCVRYPGEMTPSEMKAVNQKIRKAIENEGRVARIEGSWWHFSLTERTAREPDAVSLLKISRDRTGALDLTGRAWREDGRLSARYWSEAVREREGPAGVFFYWKGERPLDPNAPQLEGVGEIRLETEDRANGFFTIRADSEPHMTTRTAGVWWRAHPDDVGVLDGRDDQKRVALIAQQLAHWKAFRNA
- a CDS encoding SRPBCC family protein; the encoded protein is MDASTDRKQLRDDELLIERTFDAPVSLVFRIWESRDHMMRWLGPKDFTCTHLDLDFRPSGKWRACIASEQYGENWMGGEFKEIERDKRIVYSFAWDGTPAEPGMDTLITVTFREAGGKTVQSFHQTPFKSVESRDSHVSGWNECLDREQDYVEKLAKGEAA
- a CDS encoding glutathione S-transferase family protein → MITLTAFKWVPLMAQGLVRDLRVRWALEEAGLPYEVRLIDTDDQKSAAYRAMQPFGQVPVLEDKGLVLFESGAIVLHIAGKSDILMPRDDAGRARVAQNVIAALNSIEPFVQELAVIDLFHPEEAWAKERRPQAEAFLRSRLDDLETWLDDKQYLDGGFTAGDIMMTHVLRILRHTDLLDSYPKLKAYKERCEARPAFQRALKGQLDAFEAHAPDRQAA